From a single Dehalococcoidales bacterium genomic region:
- a CDS encoding enoyl-CoA hydratase-related protein yields the protein MAYEMILTETSGRVGIITFNRPDKLNAMHTTMQAEMRDQIDAWNSNPGIGAVVLTGAGRAFCAGADISGWNQGIQARESGEEVERRPQIEPWVPFVQRSKPIVCAINGPAIGAGLTTTLPCDIRIASDQARLSMRFVRVGVIPELASTHLLPHIVGLGHAMELMLSGKIINGEEAARIGLVNHVVPHDKLMEEAVNIAQEIAFNPVESLFVTKGLTWQNLDETDITVVQQREGKEFAAAMQRPSFKEAVKSFVEKRPPDFHK from the coding sequence TTGGCTTACGAGATGATACTGACCGAAACAAGTGGTAGGGTAGGGATTATCACTTTCAACCGACCGGATAAATTAAACGCCATGCATACTACTATGCAAGCGGAAATGCGGGACCAGATTGACGCCTGGAACTCTAACCCCGGTATCGGTGCCGTTGTCCTTACCGGTGCCGGGAGGGCATTCTGCGCCGGCGCTGATATCAGTGGTTGGAACCAGGGTATCCAGGCGCGTGAGTCGGGAGAAGAGGTGGAAAGACGTCCCCAGATTGAGCCGTGGGTTCCATTTGTTCAGCGTTCCAAACCCATCGTTTGTGCCATCAACGGTCCTGCTATCGGGGCGGGACTGACAACCACACTACCATGCGATATACGTATCGCCTCAGACCAGGCTCGTTTGTCGATGCGTTTCGTACGAGTGGGTGTTATACCGGAACTGGCCAGCACTCACCTGCTACCCCACATTGTTGGGCTGGGACATGCCATGGAGCTCATGCTTTCAGGCAAGATAATTAACGGTGAGGAAGCTGCGCGTATCGGTCTGGTTAATCACGTAGTCCCACACGACAAGCTAATGGAAGAGGCGGTCAATATCGCGCAGGAGATTGCCTTCAACCCAGTAGAGTCACTCTTTGTCACAAAAGGTCTGACTTGGCAGAATCTTGACGAGACAGACATCACAGTGGTCCAGCAGCGAGAGGGTAAGGAGTTCGCCGCGGCAATGCAGAGACCTTCTTTCAAGGAAGCAGTAAAATCTTTCGTCGAGAAGCGCCCCCCGGACTTCCATAAATGA
- a CDS encoding AbrB/MazE/SpoVT family DNA-binding domain-containing protein, translating to MIDHISETMPKFYGSVTVGERGQVAIPAEARREMIIEPATKLLAFGHSNRRVLLLIKAEFATEMLASATAALSQFEQMVKAEHAEEPK from the coding sequence GTGATAGACCATATTTCCGAGACAATGCCTAAGTTTTACGGCTCGGTAACAGTCGGTGAAAGAGGCCAGGTCGCTATTCCTGCTGAAGCACGGCGAGAGATGATAATTGAGCCGGCCACCAAACTACTGGCATTCGGTCATTCAAACAGAAGGGTTCTGCTCCTCATTAAAGCCGAATTTGCCACAGAAATGCTAGCCAGTGCTACTGCCGCTCTTTCACAGTTCGAGCAGATGGTGAAGGCAGAGCACGCTGAGGAACCGAAGTAG